Below is a window of Niabella agricola DNA.
ACCATCGAGCACCGGTGCCAGGGAACGGCTGTAACCATCGTTAATGGCAGAAATATAACTTTTCCCTTTTGTCAGCTCTTCCTTAATACGTTCATAAATAATTACGTTACTATCCACTGCCATACCAATGGTCAATACCAGACCTGCGATACCCGGTGCTGTAAGGGTTGCACCCAAACCGGCCAGTACACCCACTGTAAACAGCAGGTTTAAGATCAGGGCGATATTGGCTACCCATCCGCTGGTGTTATAATAAATCAACATCAGGATGAAGATTACTATAAAGGAGATCGTAAAGGACATCAAACCTCCTTTGATGGCCGCCTCTCCAAGGGTTGGCCCAACGGTTTCATCTGATACAATCTTGGCCGGAGCGGGTAACTTACCAATTTTAAGAATATTGGCAAGGTCTTTTGCTTCTTCGGCACTAAAGCTGCCGGAGATGCTGGAGCGGCCCCCTTCAATCACATCGTTAACTACGGGTGCCGAATACACCTGGTTGTCTACCACGATGGCAATATGCCGGTTTTTGTTGGCGCGGGTCATATCAGCCCATACGCGGCTGCCGATGGCATCCATTTCAAGGGATACATTGGTTTTACCAGACTGGTCATAGTCGGCGCCGGCATTGGTTACATGTTCGCCTTCCAGCTTCGCCTTATCGCGTCCGTAGGTTTTGATGGCGTATAGGGCTACCATATTGCTTTTCTTATTGCCTATTTTTTCAGGCATCCCGTACATCCAGGCAATTTCTGAAGGGAACTGGGAGCGGATGGCGGGAGATGTAAGCATGGCACGTACATCAGCTGTATCTTTAATATTTACCTGCCCGATAATACCCATGTCTGCCAGGCCGCCTTTCTGATCTACCGGAGGCACTAAAATCCCCCAGATATGCTTTTTCATTTCCTGTTGCTGATCAGCAGCAGCGTCTCCTGTTTTAGGAGCGTTTTTATCCGCTTTGGCCAGTTCCGACAGCTGATTCTGCAGCTTGTTGGTATCAGTGGTAGCTGTTTTTGCAGAATCGGGCTTGGCTACCGCACCTGCGGCAACAGCGGCTGAGTCTGTTTTTGCAATGCTGTCTTTTGTTGCTTTTCCTGCATTCTGAGCGTAATAGATTTCATCTGCTTTTTGCAGGTTGGCCCACAGTTCGGAAATGTTATAAACTTCCCAGAACTGGAGGTTGGCAGAGGCCTGCAGGTTTTTGCGAACCCGCTCCTTATCCTGTACGCCGGGCAGTTCTACGGAAATGATCTGTTTGCTGGGATCCGGGTTGATGCTGGGCTGCGCTACCCCGAACTTATCGATACGGGTAGTAATCAGGCGGGCCGTATTGTCAAAAGCAGCCTTGGCCTGCTCCTGCAGGAACCGGGTAACCTTGGCATCATTGTCTGTAACCTTAATGTTTTCGCGGTTGGCTGTGGCAAACAGGGAGGCCAACGGCGTATTCGGGCTTAGTTTTTTGAACTCTTCCACAAAAAGGGTAATGAAGTTGGCATCGCTGTTCCCTTTGCGTTTATCGGCATTCGCCAATGCCTTTAAGAAATTGGGATCTTTTGAATTGTTGGCAAGCGTCTGTAGCAATCCGTTCATCTCTACTTCCATAGTCACATTCATACCCCCCTGGAGGTCAAGACCCAGGTTCAACTCTTCCTCTTTCGCTTTCTGGTAGCTGATGGCACCGGTAATTCCATAGGTAATGGTTTCATCTTTGGTGCTGTCTTTTAAGCGGGTCAGGCGATCGTTGTAAATCTGGTTCAGGGTTTCCTGGTACACCTCCTGGG
It encodes the following:
- the secDF gene encoding protein translocase subunit SecDF, translated to MQLKGLVRFFTILLIIYSLYQLSFTWFVRNHEKKLEKIAHNYVNANHQTAAQKFPSNKDSQEVYQETLNQIYNDRLTRLKDSTKDETITYGITGAISYQKAKEEELNLGLDLQGGMNVTMEVEMNGLLQTLANNSKDPNFLKALANADKRKGNSDANFITLFVEEFKKLSPNTPLASLFATANRENIKVTDNDAKVTRFLQEQAKAAFDNTARLITTRIDKFGVAQPSINPDPSKQIISVELPGVQDKERVRKNLQASANLQFWEVYNISELWANLQKADEIYYAQNAGKATKDSIAKTDSAAVAAGAVAKPDSAKTATTDTNKLQNQLSELAKADKNAPKTGDAAADQQQEMKKHIWGILVPPVDQKGGLADMGIIGQVNIKDTADVRAMLTSPAIRSQFPSEIAWMYGMPEKIGNKKSNMVALYAIKTYGRDKAKLEGEHVTNAGADYDQSGKTNVSLEMDAIGSRVWADMTRANKNRHIAIVVDNQVYSAPVVNDVIEGGRSSISGSFSAEEAKDLANILKIGKLPAPAKIVSDETVGPTLGEAAIKGGLMSFTISFIVIFILMLIYYNTSGWVANIALILNLLFTVGVLAGLGATLTAPGIAGLVLTIGMAVDSNVIIYERIKEELTKGKSYISAINDGYSRSLAPVLDGHVTTLITAFILYYFGLGPVKGFATTQILGLLLSLFCGILVSRWVTDWFTNKNHHLKYFTGLSRSIFKHSAFKFIEFRKVAYGISVVILLLSIGTIFHGFDYGVEFNGGRSYRIDFGKKVDVEKVRDDVKAAFDNENPFIKTVGDASALDITTSYLITDPNTTKADSIVAHKLFGGLKNHLPQGTTFEQFDTQYKMGTKKVLPTISDDLKRGAVTATVLAILAIFVYIFLRFRDWRYSLGTIFSLLHDALVTLIVFSYARDWVPFPLEIDQHFIAAILTVIGFSMNDTVVVFDRIREDGRLYPNMDQKTLVNKAINDTLSRTVMTSFTVFITVLILFIFGGEAVRGFAFAMLIGVITGVYSSIFVAAPVLVDLRGGLRKSKTGSAVKVQPEHH